From a region of the Mercurialis annua linkage group LG1-X, ddMerAnnu1.2, whole genome shotgun sequence genome:
- the LOC126664607 gene encoding serine/threonine-protein kinase AFC1: protein METQRIAELPLRNMDKRPRKRPRLTWDMPPPPSPALLHPPPSKVLSTMYCGQDFGINANFAYQNMFYRDAPVPLAIPIRNISPPWRPDDKDGHYVFAIGENLTTRYRILGKMGEGTFGQVLECLDNEKKEVVAIKIVRSINKYREAAMIEIDVLQRLARHDIGATRCVQIRNWFDYRNHICIVFEKLGPSLYDFLRKNSYRSFPIDLVRELGRQLLESVAFMHDLRLIHTDLKPENILLVSSEYVKVPDYKFLSRSTKDGSYFKNLPKSSAIKLIDFGSTTFEHQDHSYVVSTRHYRAPEVILGLGWNYPCDIWSIGCILVELCSGEALFQTHENLEHLAMMERVLGPLPQHMVVRADRRAEKYFRRGTRLDWPEGATSRESTKAVWKLPRLPNLIMQHVDHSAGDLIDLLQGLLRYDPAERLKAREALRHPFLTREPRRCGYPL, encoded by the exons ATGGAGACACAGAGAATAGCAGAATTGCCGTTAAGGAATATGGATAAACGTCCAAGAAAACGACCTCGTTTAACATGGGATATGCCTCCTCCTCCTTCTCCGGCTCTTCTCCATCCACCTCCTTCTAAG GTGCTTTCCACGATGTATTGCGGGCAGGATTTTGGTATTAATGCAAATTTTGCATATCAAAATATGTTTTACAGGGATGCTCCTGTTCCGCTCGCGATTCCGATTCGTAATATTTCACCTCCATGGAGACCTGATGATAAAGATGGCCATTATGTCTTTGCTATTGGCGAAAATTTGACAACTCGCT ACAGGATCCTCGGCAAAATGGGTGAAG GAACATTTGGGCAAGTGTTGGAATGCCTTGATAATGAAAAGAAAGAGGTTGTAGCAATAAAAATTGTTCGCTCCATAAATAAATATCGTGAAGCTGCAATGATTGAAATTGACGTCCTACAAAGGCTTGCCAGGCATGATATTGGAGCCACTCG TTGTGTGCAAATACGGAATTGGTTTGACTATCGTAATCATATATGTATT GTTTTTGAGAAGCTAGGACCAAGCTTATACGATTTTCTCCGCAAAAACAGCTATCGTTCATTTCCCATTGACCTAGTTCGGGAGCTTGGCAGACAACTTTTGGAGTCTGTTGCAT TTATGCATGACTTACGACTGATTCACACTGATTTGAAGCCTGAAAATATCCTACTAGTTTCCTCTGAATACGTTAAAGTGCCAGATTATAAG TTTCTTTCACGGTCCACAAAAGATGGCTCCTATTTCAAGAATCTTCCGAAGTCAAGTGCCATCAAGCTCATTGATTTTGGGAGTACTACATTTGAACATCAGGATCACAGCTATGTCGTATCGACACGGCATTATCGGGCACCTGAGGTTATCTTAG GTCTTGGGTGGAATTATCCTTGTGATATATGGAGCATCGGTTGCATACTTGTTGAATTATGTTCT GGTGAGGCCTTATTTCAAACACATGAGAACTTGGAGCATCTTGCTATGATGGAGAGAGTTTTAGGACCACTACCACAACATATGGTGGTCAGAGCTGA TCGCCGAGCTGAAAAATATTTTAGGAGAGGAACGCGATTAGATTGGCCTGAGGGTGCAACTTCAAGAGAAAGCACAAAAGCAGTTTGGAAATTGCCCCGTCTTCCG AACCTTATAATGCAGCATGTAGATCACTCTGCTGGTGATTTAATTGACCTCTTGCAAGGACTCTTGCGATATGACCCAGCAGAGCGTCTCAAAGCCAGGGAAGCCTTAAGACATCCATTCCTCACTCGAGAACCAAGAAGGTGCGGCTATCCCTTATAA